A region of Methanomicrobium sp. W14 DNA encodes the following proteins:
- a CDS encoding PDGLE domain-containing protein, producing MIDNKTFMIAGLIVALIIGVIAVFAASGDPDGLESTAFVVQGEKTLTGASPEDGDAEVIGLGTFEYSSPLPDYALEGSGTAGQIFALIVGILITFALILGVTWAVTSKTSKS from the coding sequence TTGATTGACAACAAGACCTTCATGATTGCCGGACTTATTGTGGCACTTATAATCGGAGTCATAGCAGTATTTGCTGCATCAGGTGACCCTGACGGACTTGAGAGCACGGCTTTTGTTGTGCAGGGAGAAAAAACCCTTACAGGTGCTTCCCCGGAAGACGGTGACGCAGAAGTTATAGGGCTGGGAACATTTGAATACAGTTCTCCGCTTCCGGATTATGCACTGGAGGGATCAGGTACTGCCGGACAGATATTTGCACTGATTGTTGGTATACTTATAACCTTTGCACTGATTCTTGGCGTTACTTGGGCAGTCACATCAAAAACATCAAAATCTTAA
- a CDS encoding manganese efflux pump MntP family protein, with amino-acid sequence MNFLSVLSVAASLAMDSFAVSLSAGTACTYGKYKPAALVGAVFGFFQGFMPVLGWLSGIYFAGLVNAYAPYIAFVILCIIGIKMIEEGFSGKEEKRVTGLDKKMSLLIMLGIATSIDALAVGVSLAFLEESILVPAIVIGLFTFVLSFFGFFTGDKLGSFAGKYAEIAGGIILIAMGFKFLIEAVFI; translated from the coding sequence ATGAATTTTCTCTCTGTTTTGTCTGTCGCGGCCAGTCTTGCAATGGACTCTTTTGCAGTATCACTTTCCGCAGGTACTGCCTGTACATACGGCAAGTATAAACCGGCTGCCCTTGTCGGGGCGGTTTTTGGTTTTTTTCAGGGATTTATGCCGGTTTTGGGATGGTTATCCGGGATTTATTTTGCAGGACTGGTAAACGCCTATGCACCGTATATCGCTTTTGTCATTTTATGTATCATTGGAATAAAAATGATTGAAGAGGGATTTTCAGGAAAAGAAGAAAAAAGAGTCACAGGACTTGACAAAAAAATGTCTCTCCTGATTATGCTTGGAATTGCAACAAGTATCGATGCACTTGCAGTGGGTGTATCTCTGGCTTTTTTGGAGGAGTCTATATTAGTTCCGGCAATAGTAATAGGCCTGTTCACTTTTGTTTTGTCTTTTTTCGGGTTCTTCACGGGGGATAAATTAGGTTCTTTTGCCGGGAAATATGCAGAAATCGCCGGAGGTATAATATTGATTGCTATGGGGTTCAAATTTTTGATTGAAGCTGTTTTTATCTGA
- a CDS encoding UbiX family flavin prenyltransferase produces MKRYVIAVTGASGMIYARRLLEILSGKAELHVIISRIAKEIAEYEQVNLNGFNAVYVDEDNLFADIASGSFLYDGMVVIPCSMKTLAAVNAGFSDNLITRAADVCLKEGRKCILMPREMPLSRIHLKNMLSLNEAGATIMMMCPGFYNRPKTIDDLVDMVVARVLDHLGEENDLGNRWSGY; encoded by the coding sequence ATGAAAAGATATGTTATTGCCGTAACAGGTGCAAGCGGGATGATATATGCAAGACGGCTACTTGAAATATTGTCAGGAAAAGCCGAATTGCATGTAATAATCTCCAGAATAGCAAAAGAGATAGCAGAATATGAACAGGTGAATCTTAACGGCTTTAATGCTGTTTATGTAGATGAAGACAATCTTTTTGCCGACATTGCAAGCGGGTCTTTTCTCTATGACGGCATGGTTGTAATTCCGTGCAGCATGAAAACGCTTGCGGCGGTTAATGCAGGTTTTTCCGATAATCTTATAACAAGAGCTGCCGACGTATGCCTGAAAGAGGGAAGAAAATGCATCCTGATGCCGCGGGAAATGCCCCTTTCAAGAATTCATCTTAAAAACATGCTTTCTTTAAACGAAGCGGGTGCAACTATTATGATGATGTGCCCCGGATTTTACAACAGACCGAAGACTATAGATGATCTTGTTGATATGGTTGTTGCAAGAGTCCTTGATCACCTTGGAGAGGAGAATGATCTTGGAAACAGGTGGAGTGGTTACTGA
- the cofD gene encoding 2-phospho-L-lactate transferase gives MKITFLSGGTGTPKLIRGFRKILNDEDISVIVNTAEDMWIYGSHLSPDIDTLMYLFSGMLDTDRWWGIKGDTTVTNDFLKSLGEDVYLTLGDKDRAVNIARGRLLREGKTLTEATSELCRRLGVSANILPMCDTEITTNILTEKGLIHFQEYWVKHRANIGIRKIKRTFKISPIATNDALSSLKQSDLIIVGPSNPVTSISPILECSGIIQSLKEKPVVAVSPFIGDKPVSGPAKELMDAWNIPSNSKGAYSLYRDFTDLFIQDIRDSETIEGAVKFDTLMLNENISKSLAENIIKEVRELI, from the coding sequence ATGAAGATTACATTTCTTTCCGGAGGTACCGGGACTCCCAAACTTATCAGGGGATTCAGGAAAATCCTAAATGATGAGGATATTTCCGTCATAGTCAATACGGCAGAGGATATGTGGATTTACGGCAGCCACCTTTCTCCCGACATAGATACTTTGATGTACCTTTTCTCGGGAATGCTTGACACCGACAGATGGTGGGGCATTAAAGGCGATACCACAGTCACAAACGACTTTCTTAAAAGTCTAGGCGAAGATGTATACTTAACGCTTGGAGACAAAGACAGGGCAGTGAATATTGCAAGAGGGAGGCTTTTGAGGGAAGGAAAGACTCTTACAGAAGCAACCAGTGAACTGTGCAGACGTCTGGGAGTTTCCGCAAACATACTTCCAATGTGCGATACTGAAATAACGACAAATATTCTGACCGAAAAAGGTCTGATTCACTTCCAGGAGTACTGGGTGAAACACAGGGCCAATATCGGGATTAGGAAAATAAAAAGAACTTTTAAAATCAGTCCGATAGCTACAAATGATGCATTAAGTTCCTTAAAACAGTCCGACCTGATTATCGTAGGCCCTTCAAATCCTGTTACAAGTATATCACCTATTCTTGAATGCAGTGGAATAATCCAAAGTCTTAAGGAAAAGCCTGTAGTTGCGGTAAGCCCGTTTATAGGGGACAAACCTGTAAGCGGTCCTGCGAAGGAACTGATGGACGCATGGAATATTCCTTCTAACTCGAAAGGTGCATATTCACTTTACAGGGATTTTACAGACCTGTTCATACAGGACATAAGAGACAGCGAGACAATAGAAGGTGCAGTCAAATTTGATACCCTTATGCTAAATGAAAATATAAGCAAAAGTCTTGCGGAGAATATTATTAAAGAAGTCAGGGAATTAATCTGA
- a CDS encoding ATP-binding cassette domain-containing protein, producing MHLIETRSLTYRYNNSITALKDVNFIAGRKQRIAVIGANGAGKSTLFKHLNGILKPTSGEVLIHGEPVSKSNIKEIRKLVGIVFQNSDDQIFSPTVEQDIAFGPTNLGLDDKTIEHRVSEVLRILDIENLRDRPPHHLSGGEKKRVAIAGILAMEPQILILDEPTAGLDPKGVSDLVSFINRLPDDYGITVIFSTHHVDLVSEIADYIYVMDKGQIVAQGKTHEIFMQQDLLSELRLDVPVLPKLIRMLQKNGIDIDMAYNFEDSEKAFLKAFGKIP from the coding sequence ATGCACCTTATCGAAACCCGCAGTCTCACATACCGGTACAATAACTCAATTACTGCATTGAAAGATGTGAATTTTATAGCAGGGCGTAAACAGCGTATAGCTGTTATTGGTGCAAACGGTGCCGGAAAAAGTACTTTATTCAAGCACTTGAACGGTATATTAAAACCAACATCAGGAGAAGTTTTAATCCACGGAGAACCGGTATCGAAGTCAAATATAAAGGAAATCAGAAAACTTGTGGGAATAGTCTTCCAGAACTCAGATGACCAGATATTTTCTCCAACAGTGGAACAGGACATTGCTTTCGGACCCACAAATCTTGGTCTTGATGATAAAACAATAGAACACAGGGTAAGTGAAGTTCTCAGAATCCTTGATATCGAAAACCTAAGGGACAGACCTCCCCATCACCTGAGCGGAGGAGAAAAGAAAAGAGTTGCAATTGCAGGAATTCTTGCAATGGAACCCCAGATACTTATTCTTGACGAACCCACGGCGGGTCTTGATCCAAAAGGTGTCTCTGATCTTGTAAGTTTCATAAACCGTCTCCCTGATGATTACGGAATAACTGTTATATTCTCCACGCACCACGTTGACCTTGTATCAGAAATCGCCGATTACATCTACGTGATGGACAAAGGACAAATTGTGGCGCAGGGCAAAACTCATGAAATCTTCATGCAGCAGGACCTCCTGTCCGAACTCAGGCTTGACGTGCCTGTACTGCCAAAACTTATAAGAATGCTCCAAAAAAACGGGATTGACATTGACATGGCTTATAATTTTGAGGACTCTGAAAAAGCGTTTCTGAAAGCTTTTGGTAAGATTCCATGA
- a CDS encoding UbiD family decarboxylase — MREFIQKMRDAGLVEDIEYEVSSLYEAPKIASKTGKLVFFHKLDGDKRGVMNVTASRKALSVAFGYDERDIVRKLSEAQYNGVCEKKGDISMHPPDLFSLPVMKHFPKDAGRYLTSAIVFSEYGGVSNASIHRMLVLDRNHLAARLVEGRHTHTLLKAALSKGERLPVAITIGTHPLVTFAACTRVPEGKELSFAAELMGENLSVYECSNGVKVPDAEIVLEGYISSEKTDEGPFVDITGTYDPVRPAPVIEITGMHMKNDPIFHGILPGGKEHRLLMGMPYEPKIYRYVAGVTTVKNVSLTTGGCGYLHAVIQIRKNTQGDPKNAIMAAFAAHTSLKHVVIVDDDIDIYDMEDVEYAIATRVRGDEDIMVIKGVRGSSLDPCRIGDGMNVKVGVDATMVMGREDEFKRAEWDD; from the coding sequence ATGCGTGAATTTATTCAGAAGATGAGAGATGCCGGGCTGGTTGAAGATATAGAATATGAGGTATCCTCTTTATACGAAGCGCCGAAGATTGCCTCTAAGACAGGCAAGCTTGTATTTTTTCACAAGCTTGACGGTGATAAACGCGGTGTCATGAATGTCACTGCGAGCAGAAAGGCGCTTTCAGTGGCATTTGGCTACGACGAAAGGGATATAGTAAGAAAACTTTCTGAAGCTCAGTACAACGGTGTCTGCGAAAAGAAGGGAGATATCAGTATGCACCCGCCTGACCTGTTCTCTCTTCCGGTAATGAAGCACTTCCCGAAGGATGCAGGAAGATACCTGACGTCAGCTATTGTGTTTTCAGAGTACGGGGGTGTTTCAAACGCATCAATACACAGGATGCTTGTACTTGACAGAAATCACCTTGCGGCAAGGCTTGTTGAAGGAAGGCATACACATACTCTCTTGAAGGCCGCACTCTCTAAAGGAGAGAGGCTTCCTGTTGCAATTACGATAGGGACCCATCCCCTTGTAACTTTTGCAGCATGCACAAGAGTTCCTGAAGGAAAGGAGCTTTCATTTGCAGCCGAGCTTATGGGAGAAAATCTTTCCGTATATGAATGCTCTAACGGCGTAAAGGTTCCTGATGCAGAAATTGTGCTTGAGGGATATATTTCATCAGAAAAAACGGATGAGGGGCCGTTTGTTGACATAACGGGAACATATGACCCTGTAAGACCTGCGCCGGTAATAGAAATTACCGGAATGCATATGAAAAACGATCCAATCTTCCATGGTATTCTGCCCGGAGGAAAAGAGCACAGGCTTCTTATGGGCATGCCTTATGAGCCCAAGATATACAGGTATGTAGCCGGGGTTACGACAGTAAAAAATGTCTCACTTACAACAGGCGGGTGCGGCTACCTTCATGCTGTCATCCAGATTAGGAAAAATACGCAGGGAGATCCCAAAAATGCTATAATGGCCGCTTTTGCAGCGCATACATCTCTTAAACACGTTGTTATCGTGGACGATGACATCGATATATACGACATGGAGGATGTGGAATATGCCATTGCAACGAGGGTACGCGGCGACGAGGACATAATGGTGATAAAGGGAGTGAGGGGCTCTTCCCTGGATCCGTGCCGGATAGGTGACGGGATGAATGTCAAGGTAGGCGTAGATGCCACTATGGTAATGGGAAGGGAAGACGAGTTTAAAAGAGCGGAATGGGATGACTGA
- the cbiQ gene encoding cobalt ECF transporter T component CbiQ, producing MIEEIYSIERQAMGKSPVHSLDARIKIILAFSAIIAMVAYPYTTDVIIPGVLFLIFFTVLWLFSGISISSYLKRVVLILPFGFFIIFFQIFFENSHYTTFTPLVTLPLNIHIYAESVEFAYILFIKFIVCISFIILLSSTTTMQDLLTGARRLGLPSEFALVIGLMIRYLFVFADILGKMKNVFDTRFFNAFDRNLPYKYRLKTIAYAVGTMFIRSYEQGERTYLSMLCRGYSKDSYLHVGTKKLTNKEIFFLSFSLAFIVAVPVLSYIYSNAFTTVLGI from the coding sequence ATGATTGAAGAGATTTATTCCATTGAAAGACAGGCAATGGGAAAAAGCCCTGTACACAGCCTTGATGCAAGAATTAAGATTATACTGGCGTTTTCGGCAATAATTGCAATGGTCGCCTACCCCTATACGACCGACGTCATAATACCAGGAGTCTTGTTTTTAATTTTTTTTACAGTTCTTTGGCTTTTTTCCGGTATTTCAATATCTTCTTACCTGAAAAGAGTTGTGTTAATTCTTCCATTCGGATTTTTTATTATCTTTTTCCAGATTTTCTTTGAAAACAGCCACTACACAACGTTTACCCCGCTGGTTACCCTGCCGCTCAATATTCATATCTATGCTGAATCTGTTGAATTTGCATATATATTATTTATAAAGTTCATAGTATGCATATCCTTCATAATACTTTTGTCCTCAACAACGACAATGCAGGACCTCCTTACAGGAGCAAGAAGACTCGGACTTCCGTCAGAGTTTGCACTGGTAATCGGCCTTATGATTCGCTATCTGTTTGTATTTGCTGACATCCTCGGAAAAATGAAAAATGTTTTCGACACAAGATTTTTCAACGCCTTCGACAGGAACCTTCCCTATAAATACAGGCTTAAAACCATTGCATATGCTGTCGGAACAATGTTTATAAGATCATATGAACAGGGCGAAAGGACATACCTGAGTATGCTTTGCCGTGGTTACAGCAAGGACTCATATCTTCATGTAGGGACAAAAAAACTAACCAATAAAGAAATTTTCTTTTTGTCATTTTCACTCGCTTTTATAGTAGCAGTACCTGTACTATCATACATCTACTCAAACGCATTCACAACAGTTTTGGGCATATAA
- a CDS encoding DUF2156 domain-containing protein, with product MLDINDFKPVTLKDHDFFKSFYSKYPTCHSDNTFTNMVCWNDYAEYEYCKINGAVIISSTIENEISFRGPFGTYDSKLLKDTLSLAKKHGDRLAYQIFDEKMKNDILEISPDIRMSPDRDYYEYVYDTETLSKLPGKKFLSIRKQINHFKKNCNYTVEKITEESIDDINEFLVKWCEWKQCKKNPILNHEKDATVYAVNHFAELKLSGLMLVVDGNISAISVYEELNPETIVVHYEKGLPDCEGNYKVITNETAKTALGKYKYINRESDLGVDGLRIAKMRYYPDHFAKVYNINSEDIPDY from the coding sequence ATGCTCGATATAAATGATTTTAAGCCGGTTACGCTTAAAGACCATGATTTTTTTAAGTCCTTCTATTCAAAGTATCCGACATGTCACAGTGACAACACATTTACAAATATGGTCTGCTGGAATGATTACGCCGAATATGAATATTGCAAAATAAACGGGGCGGTTATCATCTCCAGTACTATTGAGAACGAAATATCTTTCAGAGGTCCCTTCGGGACATATGACAGTAAACTTTTAAAAGATACACTAAGCCTTGCAAAAAAGCACGGAGACAGACTTGCCTACCAGATATTCGATGAAAAAATGAAAAATGACATTCTTGAAATTTCACCGGACATCAGAATGTCTCCTGACAGGGACTACTATGAATATGTTTATGATACCGAAACACTGTCAAAACTGCCTGGAAAAAAATTTCTCAGCATAAGAAAGCAGATAAACCACTTCAAAAAGAACTGCAACTACACGGTTGAAAAAATAACGGAAGAGTCGATTGATGACATAAACGAATTTCTGGTTAAATGGTGCGAATGGAAACAGTGCAAAAAAAACCCTATCCTAAACCATGAAAAAGATGCAACAGTATATGCGGTAAATCATTTTGCAGAACTAAAACTTTCTGGACTTATGCTTGTTGTGGACGGAAATATCAGCGCAATATCAGTATATGAAGAACTAAATCCTGAAACAATTGTAGTCCACTACGAAAAAGGTCTGCCTGACTGCGAGGGAAACTATAAGGTTATTACTAATGAGACTGCAAAAACAGCACTTGGAAAATACAAATACATAAACAGGGAATCAGACCTCGGAGTGGACGGCCTGAGGATCGCAAAGATGAGATATTACCCGGATCACTTTGCAAAAGTATACAATATTAATTCGGAAGATATACCCGATTATTAA
- a CDS encoding GNAT family N-acetyltransferase: MSDICEIEVRFVKDWPEDEIVNLYREGKWWDESWKSDGISDLIKGSFIFAIAIDMKTKTAVGMGRIISDGVSDGYIQDLVIKKDFRSKGIGRKLLNSLVEEARSGGLTWIGLIAEPDTENFYKSEGFSVMKDHTPMIYGN, encoded by the coding sequence ATGAGTGATATTTGCGAGATAGAAGTCCGGTTTGTAAAAGACTGGCCCGAAGATGAGATCGTAAATCTTTACAGGGAAGGAAAATGGTGGGATGAGTCTTGGAAATCTGACGGCATCAGCGATTTAATCAAAGGCAGTTTCATATTTGCCATCGCCATTGACATGAAAACTAAAACTGCCGTGGGGATGGGCAGGATCATCTCAGACGGAGTCTCAGACGGTTATATCCAGGATCTTGTCATAAAAAAAGATTTTCGCTCAAAGGGCATAGGCAGAAAACTTCTGAATTCACTGGTTGAAGAGGCCAGATCCGGGGGCCTCACATGGATAGGGCTTATAGCAGAACCTGATACCGAGAATTTTTATAAATCTGAAGGTTTTTCTGTTATGAAAGATCATACTCCAATGATTTACGGGAACTGA
- a CDS encoding DUF1894 domain-containing protein → MGCLEKLPYEVILRNSSFSECRDYVKENFREIYTVPPGYKIFDVHIIGVPPVTIGVEGDTIVFPYTKPCHGTFLVKVKSADEALKIRQNSYKKSQKK, encoded by the coding sequence ATGGGATGCCTAGAGAAACTTCCATATGAAGTAATACTGAGAAACTCAAGTTTTTCAGAGTGCAGGGATTATGTGAAGGAAAACTTCAGGGAAATTTATACTGTGCCACCTGGGTACAAAATCTTTGATGTGCATATAATAGGAGTCCCCCCTGTAACAATTGGTGTTGAAGGAGATACAATTGTTTTTCCATATACAAAACCCTGTCATGGTACTTTTCTTGTGAAGGTAAAAAGTGCTGATGAGGCGTTAAAAATCCGCCAGAACTCTTATAAAAAATCACAGAAAAAATGA
- a CDS encoding DUF1890 domain-containing protein, with protein sequence MGIDKNADSALLVLGCPQVPVQTTVVLYIASRLKKAGIKTVIAGTPSAGMLIKYADYDGYYVDEVKDLDAIIDLITEKDVSYPLCFVFIHNDAGISYAATMNSVMKSVIYPVIFGKNAEELSGQIDFECEKISAVAVHNPKPLINAVNRVIKWDA encoded by the coding sequence GTGGGAATAGACAAAAATGCGGACTCGGCTCTTCTTGTTCTGGGCTGTCCTCAGGTTCCTGTTCAGACTACGGTGGTTCTTTATATTGCATCCAGACTGAAGAAGGCAGGAATAAAAACAGTAATTGCGGGGACACCTTCTGCAGGAATGCTTATAAAATACGCGGATTATGACGGATACTATGTAGACGAGGTAAAGGATCTTGATGCGATTATCGATCTGATTACGGAGAAGGATGTTTCATATCCTTTGTGCTTTGTATTTATCCATAATGATGCAGGTATATCCTATGCCGCAACGATGAATTCAGTAATGAAGTCTGTAATCTATCCGGTCATTTTCGGAAAAAATGCCGAGGAATTGTCTGGACAGATTGATTTTGAATGCGAGAAAATATCTGCTGTAGCTGTTCATAACCCCAAACCATTAATAAATGCTGTTAACAGGGTGATAAAATGGGATGCCTAG
- a CDS encoding aconitase X catalytic domain-containing protein, which produces MYLDSEDEKVLNGEYGQTRQKMMEILVALGKVFGAEDLVPVSSAQVSGASYKTIGEWGLEWLNNLDARVVVPSVLNPIGMPRENWRDIGISVEFAEKQNAVIKAYKRLGIKMECTCTPYYLNITNYGDHVAWSESSAVSYANSVIGARTNREGGPSALAAAMIGKTPNYGLHLFKNRMPEITVEVEKGDGEYSSHYGAIGYLAGKAVGNKIPLVTNIRPSRDQLKALGAAMAASGAVALYHVGGITPETKLPAFSVKGSEKIVIEQSEIKELFSDIDVDAVAIGCPHCSPDELAKVASLLEGRKTSKTFYVFVSKGVKSSNPEYVSKIEKSGAKVVEDTCIVVSPAMDKFETVMVDSGKAFAYVPNMCGCNVRIGTLEECVREATS; this is translated from the coding sequence ATGTATCTTGACAGCGAGGATGAAAAAGTTCTCAACGGTGAATACGGGCAGACACGCCAGAAGATGATGGAGATACTTGTCGCACTGGGAAAAGTTTTCGGTGCAGAAGACCTTGTACCGGTTTCAAGCGCACAGGTCAGCGGCGCTTCATACAAGACAATAGGTGAATGGGGCCTTGAATGGCTGAACAATCTTGATGCACGGGTTGTTGTCCCTTCTGTTTTAAACCCAATTGGGATGCCCCGGGAGAACTGGCGTGACATTGGTATTTCAGTTGAATTTGCGGAAAAGCAGAACGCCGTTATAAAAGCCTACAAAAGACTTGGAATAAAAATGGAGTGCACATGCACCCCGTATTACCTGAATATTACAAATTACGGTGATCACGTTGCATGGTCAGAGTCATCAGCCGTGTCTTACGCAAATTCCGTAATCGGTGCAAGAACCAACAGGGAGGGAGGGCCGTCTGCCCTCGCCGCTGCAATGATAGGAAAGACACCTAACTACGGTCTTCATCTCTTCAAAAACAGGATGCCTGAAATAACGGTTGAGGTGGAGAAAGGAGACGGGGAATATTCGTCCCATTATGGTGCTATAGGCTATCTTGCAGGAAAAGCCGTAGGAAACAAAATTCCTTTGGTTACCAATATAAGACCCTCGAGAGACCAGCTGAAAGCCCTTGGCGCTGCGATGGCGGCTTCGGGGGCAGTGGCACTGTATCATGTCGGGGGGATAACCCCGGAAACAAAGCTTCCTGCATTTTCTGTAAAGGGCTCCGAAAAAATCGTTATAGAGCAGTCGGAAATAAAAGAGCTTTTCAGTGACATTGATGTGGACGCGGTTGCAATAGGCTGTCCGCACTGCTCCCCTGATGAACTTGCAAAAGTCGCCTCTCTTCTTGAAGGAAGAAAAACAAGTAAAACTTTCTATGTCTTTGTTTCAAAGGGTGTTAAAAGTTCAAATCCGGAATATGTAAGTAAAATAGAAAAAAGCGGTGCAAAGGTTGTTGAGGATACCTGTATAGTTGTTTCTCCAGCAATGGACAAATTTGAGACCGTGATGGTTGATTCGGGCAAAGCCTTTGCATATGTTCCGAATATGTGCGGGTGCAATGTCCGTATAGGGACCCTTGAGGAGTGCGTTAGAGAAGCTACCTCATAA
- the cbiM gene encoding cobalt transporter CbiM — protein sequence MHIPDAFIPLPQAAVYWVIAIIFIALALKWARSELNEEKMPLIAVLAAGIFAIQAFNLPVGMGTSGHLVGGALAAIVLGSPYAAVFILTIVLIIQGVIFGDGGITTMGANIINMGVIGGFVGYYSFTGIRKIIGNCYVSAGIAAWWACFIPALACAVEMYIAGTFPLVPGLIAMGTYHAAIGIIEGVITAVAIYLIHSTRPDLINIETPSGGAPA from the coding sequence ATGCACATACCTGACGCTTTTATACCATTGCCTCAGGCGGCGGTATATTGGGTTATTGCGATAATTTTTATCGCGCTTGCACTTAAGTGGGCAAGAAGCGAACTGAATGAGGAGAAAATGCCTTTAATAGCTGTTCTTGCAGCGGGAATTTTTGCTATACAGGCATTCAACCTGCCGGTTGGAATGGGGACATCCGGACACCTTGTAGGCGGTGCTCTGGCCGCAATTGTACTGGGATCCCCTTATGCGGCAGTATTCATACTAACGATTGTTCTCATAATTCAGGGAGTTATATTCGGTGACGGAGGGATCACAACAATGGGCGCCAATATCATCAATATGGGTGTTATCGGGGGATTTGTCGGATACTATTCTTTCACCGGAATCAGAAAGATAATCGGCAACTGCTATGTCTCAGCAGGAATAGCTGCATGGTGGGCATGCTTTATCCCTGCACTTGCATGTGCCGTAGAGATGTACATAGCTGGAACTTTCCCGCTTGTGCCCGGCCTTATAGCAATGGGGACTTACCACGCCGCAATAGGAATAATAGAAGGAGTCATTACAGCAGTTGCAATTTACCTGATTCATTCGACAAGACCTGACCTGATTAATATAGAAACGCCTTCAGGGGGTGCTCCGGCTTGA
- a CDS encoding HD domain-containing protein has protein sequence MKIIKDPVHGYVEVDESIIPLLDSQPVQRLRYVKQLGFSSLVYPGANHTRFEHSLGTMHLARLMSMSLGLSPDDVLLVTVSALLHDIGHGPYSHATESLMQKYLGRSHQEIGDIIKKSSISGELSLLGLSPDDVCSMVTGQHPLSGIIHGDLDVDRMDYLLRDAHYTGVPFGTVDAHRLIRSTTLTENGLVLKENGIHAAESLLIARTLMRPAVYFHHVSRIAEAMVKFAAQKHIEATSTEKLNELLRMNDSEFYMELLKSPCRLTSEMIKDLYSRKLYKRALYTGMDQVRFSSIQRLIDLKDEKSIAKSVCEAAGTGESDVLVDIPPIPSPISIEVSVRNHNNLVSLEKLSPLMATLNETRKSQWRLGIYTKPEYRKAVEQAAYDVLNIEKLTKQDKLVL, from the coding sequence ATGAAGATAATTAAAGACCCGGTACACGGTTACGTTGAAGTTGATGAGAGTATTATTCCGCTTCTTGACTCGCAGCCTGTGCAGAGGCTGAGATACGTAAAACAGCTGGGTTTTTCAAGTCTTGTCTATCCGGGCGCGAATCATACGCGTTTTGAACATTCACTCGGGACTATGCACCTCGCCCGTTTAATGAGTATGAGTCTCGGTCTTTCTCCTGATGACGTCCTGCTTGTTACAGTTTCCGCACTTCTTCATGATATCGGTCACGGGCCGTATTCTCATGCAACGGAATCACTGATGCAGAAATATCTCGGGAGGAGTCACCAGGAAATAGGGGATATTATAAAAAAAAGTTCCATATCCGGGGAACTTTCACTTCTTGGTCTTTCCCCTGACGACGTATGTTCAATGGTTACCGGGCAGCATCCACTGTCAGGAATAATTCACGGGGACCTGGATGTAGACAGGATGGATTATCTCTTAAGGGATGCGCATTACACAGGAGTTCCTTTCGGAACGGTTGATGCCCACAGGCTCATAAGAAGCACCACTCTGACTGAAAACGGTCTGGTTTTAAAGGAAAACGGAATCCATGCCGCCGAATCTCTTTTGATTGCAAGGACTCTGATGCGTCCTGCGGTTTATTTCCACCATGTAAGCAGGATTGCGGAGGCCATGGTGAAATTTGCTGCACAAAAGCACATTGAGGCGACTTCTACGGAAAAACTGAACGAACTTCTTCGCATGAATGACAGTGAGTTCTATATGGAGCTTTTAAAGTCCCCTTGCAGGCTTACTTCAGAGATGATAAAAGACCTTTACAGCCGGAAACTGTACAAAAGGGCTTTGTATACCGGAATGGATCAGGTCAGGTTTTCCTCCATACAGAGACTGATAGACCTTAAGGACGAAAAAAGCATAGCCAAATCCGTTTGCGAAGCTGCCGGGACCGGTGAATCCGATGTTCTTGTAGATATTCCGCCTATTCCGTCCCCTATATCAATTGAGGTTTCGGTCAGAAACCACAACAACCTCGTCTCACTTGAAAAGCTGTCACCTCTTATGGCAACTTTAAACGAGACCCGAAAAAGCCAGTGGAGGCTTGGAATATATACTAAACCAGAATACAGAAAAGCCGTCGAACAGGCTGCATATGATGTGCTTAACATCGAAAAGCTGACAAAGCAGGATAAACTGGTGCTGTGA